TCTATCCACTTAACCCACTAGAAGTACCATTATTAAACACAGCTATTCTCCTGGCGTCAGGTGTTTCTATCACTTGAGCCCATCATAGCCTAATAGAAGGTAGCCGCAAACAAATAATTCAAGCTCTAACAACTACTATTGCTTTAGGTTTGTACTTTACAATTCTGCAAGCTACAGAATATTATGAAGCCCCTTTTACTATCTCTGACGGGATTTACGGATCAACATTCTTTGTGGCAACAGGCTTCCACGGCTTACATGTAATTATTGGTTCTCTCTTCCTAATCGTATGCCTTATCCGACAACTCTTTTACCACTTCACATCTACACATCATTTTGGATTTGAAGCCGCTGCCTGATACTGACACTTCGTAGATGTTGTATGATTATTCCTATATGTTTCTATCTACTGATGAGGTTCTTATTTTTCTAGTATAATTAGTACTACTGATTTCCAATCATTAAGTTCTGGGTAACACCAGAGAAAAATAATTAACCTAATATTAACACTTCTAATCAACTCTACCCTAGCAACCGTAGTAGTACTAATTGCCTTTTGATTACCACAATTATATCTATATCTAGAAAAATCAAGCCCCTATGAGTGTGGCTTTGACCCCCTAGGATCTGCCCGCCTACCCTTCTCTATAAAATTCTTCCTAGTAGCTATTACATTCTTATTATTTGATTTAGAAATCGCCCTCCTCCTACCTCTTCCCTGAGCTATCCAACTACCTACTGCTAATACTATTCTCTTCCTATCATATTTCATCATCATTCTACTGACAGGAGGCCTAGCATACGAATGGTTCCAAAAAGGCCTTGAATGAACTGAATAGGTTTTTAATCTAATTAAGATAATTGATTTCGACTCAATAAATCATGGTTCTAACCCATGAATACCTTATGCTTTCCATTAACATAAACCTTATCGTAGCTTTTGCACTAGCTCTAGTCGGAGTATTAATCTATCGATCACACCTAATATCCACCCTCCTTTG
Above is a window of Sarcophilus harrisii mitochondrion, complete genome DNA encoding:
- the COX3 gene encoding cytochrome c oxidase subunit III (TAA stop codon is completed by the addition of 3' A residues to the mRNA), whose protein sequence is MTHQTHAYHMVNPSPWPLTGAMSALLLTSGMIMWFHFHSILLLFMGLSTMLLTMYQWWRDIVREGTYQGHHTPVVQKGLRYGMILFITSEVFFFLGFFWAFYHSSLSPALELGGCWPPVGIYPLNPLEVPLLNTAILLASGVSITWAHHSLMEGSRKQMIQALTTTIALGLYFTILQATEYYEAPFTISDGIYGSTFFVATGFHGLHVIIGSLFLIVCLIRQLFYHFTSTHHFGFEAAAWYWHFVDVVWLFLYVSIYWWGS
- the ND3 gene encoding NADH dehydrogenase subunit 3 (TAA stop codon is completed by the addition of 3' A residues to the mRNA); this translates as MNLMLTLLINSTLATVVVLIAFWLPQLYLYLEKSSPYECGFDPLGSARLPFSMKFFLVAITFLLFDLEIALLLPLPWAIQLPTANTILFLSYFIIILLTGGLAYEWFQKGLEWTE